The Gopherus evgoodei ecotype Sinaloan lineage chromosome 4, rGopEvg1_v1.p, whole genome shotgun sequence nucleotide sequence CTGGTCTAATGACTCTACAAGTTCCTCTGAATCCTGATGTATAGCCCCTCTTGTTAGTCCAGTCTCAGGCTTTTGCTCATCTCTGATATGCCCCTTAATCCTGACTCCTTGAACACCCATTCAATTCTGCATGGAAACTTGTTGTAAAGTTCCTAACATTGGATTCTCACACTATCAGTCTACAAACCTTATTTTCTCAGGGGACAAAAGCAATGAAAGAAATATTGTGATGAATATTTCCAAGTGTATCCCTGACTGGAAGTTCTAGGGGGATTTTCAGATTTATGGACTGCATAGAAGAGAGGACGAGAACAAAATGATGCATTGCCATTTCCAAAAACATGAACTGTATAGCAGTGACTAGCTATCTCCTGGTGCCAGGAGACATAAATGATGCTTTAATGATACCCTTTGTGCCTGACCTGAGATTTAGAGCTCTGAGGGATTCTGCCCCCAAACTCCGGAAGACCAAATTTATACACCCTGACTCTAATTACACTCTACATGATCTATTTGAAATCCAGCAAGAGAGATCTCTTTCTCTCAGCAAGCAATTTTAACATTACAGGACAAAAACTGGGGTGACTATCGTAATTCTTTTTGAAGTCTATTGCCAGGAGAAAGCTACAAAATCAATTCGGTCTTCTGAGAAAAAGATTGGATTTCTCTTCTCAAAATGTTGACTCCTTTGACACCTGAATGATTTTCTCTCACTAAATAATTTTCAGTAAAATGGGACAGACTGCCTGAAATATCCTGAGTGCTGCATGAGATTGTACAAGGATACTGGAGTAGACCCTCAGGTGGCATTAATCAGCACAGTTTTGTGTAGCTGGCGgatcaggtgccagctcatgcctgCTCCCCTCAGCCTCACTGAAAACTGAcgaatgcatagctggaaactgaTATGGTTCACCTCTGTGTTCCTACTGTTAAAATAGGTGTTAGATTTATAGAGATGTGTTcaaactttatgaaatgcttgtgaaTTGCTGCGTGCATTCATCTCACTTATCTGTATTCCATGTTACAAGGTAATATTGAAGTGTTTGGCTCTATTAGTATAAAAGTGCTTCTTATAAAACTGGAAACCCCCCCAGTCAGGAGGGAAGCGTTACCAAgagtgaaatactagtttaccataagaggtgtcatctcctgcccaacaaaagaaggcctatCGACGTCAGACAAATCAAGACTTTGATGATTGTTTTCTCTAAACCCAGGAAGAAGGGATGTGCACAAATGCTCATCTCATCACAGCTTGAATGCTGGTGGAAGGGTATAAATATCTCTGACAAGGAGGAATTATCATCAGTATGCTGCTAGGAATTTGGGGAGGACAATATTTCTAAATTTAAGCAAGGGATTCCCAGGCTGCTTGGCTtggattagccctaaaggacatataaaaCTTGTGCATTACCGCAGCTTCTATTAAtttttggaacctaagactgtaactcagtgtgtgtgtatgtttacctgctttaacattGTAAATAACCCTCGTGTTTCTTTTTTCTAGAAAATCTTTcattagtttattacaggattgacTACGAGTCTTGTCTGTGGTTTGAGATCTGAGAAGCAACTGATCTGGGGTAAGGGACTGGAAGTAACCGGAATATTGTTATAATTTTTCTTGCAAGGGACCATCCATCACAAAGacaggcttgcctgggtggcaagatacaCTGCAGTGCTGGAGAGATCTGTCTGTGACTCAGTTTTAAGGCTGTTATAGTTCCTGAGGAATTCACccttgatacttggttggtgaaacaGAGTTACAGAACACACAACCTATTTGGGGTTTGTGAGTAACAGTCTACCTTGAATTTGGCACTCATGGTCGTAGCCACTCCAGACAGATTGATGAGCTCCATCAACCTCAATAGAGATATAGTGATTGGCATCGACTGATGATCTGGCCCATTGTGCTTGCATGTGCTAAATTAGGATGTACTCTGTGCAAAGGAAAAAGACAATAGTAAGATCAAAGCACTCTGTTGGTTGCAAAAAATCAAGTTGTAAGGGATATTTCTAACAATGTGGTTAATTTCTTTGAAcgtaaaatgttttaatttaaaattcctTAGAAAGGGTTTTGTGCTGATGAACTATCCCTAATTAACAGCCCTGGCAAGAGAAGATCTCTCTTTAAAGACACTGCAATATAGAACTGGCTGCACTGGCTTCCCCAACACACCATTTTCTGCCTCGATGGAAGGTCTTTCAGGTTCAGGGAGGATTCACACTCATAATATGATGAAAGTAAATAGTTCTTATATGTTTCAGATTTACTGGCAACTTGACATGGAAGAACATGTAAATGGGGACCTATCAGGCTTCTAAGGGAAACATGTGCTTGGATGTGGTCTGACCTGCACTTCCCAATGTGTCTCGTTGTGACTGTCTAGGTGGATGTGAGGTGTGTATTCAGTGTGAAACTCGTAATGTCTCTGCTTCCAAAATATCTTCTGAGAAGGACAGGACGGTCCTCCAACTTTCTCCAATCATTCTGAATAAGCAAGAGAGATTGACATCTCTAGCGTGTATAGGAAGATCAGCTACTGCAAGGTGAGCATGGGATGGGTAGACTGCTCCACAGATGTTTTATTTGGTGTTTAATAGGGTCCTTTCCTCTTGAGGTGGAAGCTTGCCCAAGCTCACTTGCTGCCTTCAGTTTCCAGTTTTAAGCTGATGTGAGGGGCCAGAGCAAGGGTGAGGATCCCACCCATAGTTTTCATTAAGCCTCCCTTTGCTTGATTCTTCTGTTTATTCATATATCTGGAGTTAATATACACTTCTTCACTGTGAATATTATTCTTATTAATTTCAGCACGAATGgtgtttatttaatttaatcaGAGACTTTATTCTAAATCCGTAGTTTGAATTGACATGTAAAATAGCATGGTTCCTAATGAATGGTTTAATTATGGAAGGATGCTAGACTTCTAATATAAGGCTGATTTTCTATCACTCCGTGCACTTCCATACTGTAAGTCAGATTGTTGCAGCAGTTTATTTCCATATCAATTAAGCTATATTTACAATTGCCAAACTTGCAATAGGTATTTCAGAAGTACTGACTTGGAGATATATCTGCAATTGTCGATGGGTTCCAAGCTAGCTGACTTTTGAAATGATGAAATGCACAGCAAATTCTTTTACCTAATTTTTCTTCCAAtttgcctttgttttgttttattttattttattttaaggaagAAAAAACTTGGGAATTCCCCAGTGACACAAAACTTTATTAAGAGAAATTAACATCACACAGTAGGCATGATATAACTTGGCTTGTCTATCTTGACTTACTTCTGTGTGTCTAGATGGCGGCACCCACCTTCCACTCCAACTTAATTCCTCTTCCATAATAAGTATCATCTTTAATTTCTTCTTTAAGTATCCCCCAGCAGCATAGACCatatctggaaaaaaataatgcagGGGAATCACACTGGGGTGACTGAGTTCATCTCCTAGGGTTCACAGGCAGTCCACAGCTACAAACCATCCTCTTTGTGGTATTTTTGGTTATCTACATTGTCACCCTGGTGGACAATCTTGGGATGATCGCATTAATCATGGCTGAGTCCCAGCTACACActcccatgtactttttccttcTCAACTTGTCCCTTATAGATACTGTTTACTCCTCTGTTATTGCCCCCCGGGCTCTGGTGAACTTCTTAGCAGAGTGTAAAGCTGTTTCCTTTGCTGGGTGCACCATgcaatttttctttctctctctctgtgcaaaTGCTGAGGCTTTGCTTCTTTCCGTGATGGCGTATGATCGATTCATAGCTATATGCAAACCGCTGTTGTATACGATTATCATGTCAAGGAAAGTCTGCGTCCAGTTGGTAGCCGCATCATACTTCTACGCCTTTGTCAATGCCATTGTGCACACAGGCTCTTTGTTCAGCCTGTCCTTTTGTGGTCCCAAAATCATCGATCACTTTTTCTGTGACATTCCCTCAGTCCAGAAGCTCTCCTGCTCCAGCACTCACAAGGATAGCAGAGTGCATTTCGTCTTTGCTGCTGTAACTGCATTGAGTACTGTCCTGATCATCCTCATCTCCTACATTTATATTATCCTCAACATCTTGAGGATTCGGTCTGTGGAAGGAAGGCGCAAAGCCTTCTCTTACCTGCACCTCCCACTTGACATCCATCAGCATATTGTATGGGACTCTGTTCTTTATGTATTTACAGCCCACATCCAGCAACTCATCCGATCAGGACAAAGTGATGTCCGTGTTCTACACCCTTGTGATCCCCATGCTGAACCCcttgatctacagcctgaggaacaagaaGGCGAAACATGCCATGAGAAAAGTGATCTACCGGACAATGAATGATTCTTTAGTGGTTGGatgatgatcatagaatcataggacggGCAGtgacctcgagaggccatctagtccagtgccctgcagtcaaggcaggactaattattattattgacatTAAATCCTATTAACATGTTGATTTAATCATCAATAAAGCTGGGGCACAATCAAGTTTCTACTGTCATTGATGAAGTTTGTACCATTCACTGTTTCTTTCCTGTGTAATCGACTGGCGAGTGTGTGCTGTCACTTTCATATGCCTTTCTGCAAAAGGATCTGAGTTGTTACAGCCCCCAGCCATGGAGCTTTACCTTAAGCTATCGAAGCTCATGCTTCTGGCTCTTCAGCTCTCCAGTTCAGTCCCTTGGGAGTCACGCCAGGAGCTGTCACACATAGCAACAAGCCAACTAGAGGGTGGTATGCTCTGTTGTGCACTCAGCGAGGAGGTCAGCACGTCAAGCTGCTGTACGTGTTGTGTGTAGACTACAGCAGGAAGGTTCCAGGTGTTGGGCTACTCTGTGGGCCTCATTTTCCTCTCACTTCCACCAGTACAAATCAGGTTTTGCCTTTTTTctcattttgtgttttgtttaccaaaatcaatagggttctgccCAACGAGGCCTTGGTAATTCCCTGCAAGGTTTGGAATTGATTGTCTGTAGGGCCAACCAATCACATCGTACAAGCTAAAGCTTAGGGGATCTCTTCAGGAGCCAGCAGGATTGTCCTGACGAaggtgggtggggagaaaggCCTGGATGCAACCTCGGTCCCTGACCCAGAATGCCCTGCCTTCCTAGAGCACCTCCCTTCTGAGGACCTCAAAGCAAGTCACAGGCCTAAGGAATTTACCCTCCTGTCTGCCCTGGACTAACAGGAGACAAAGGAGAATATGTTTCATGACAGTCAGGTCCTGCTGCCTTCACCCCCTTCCATTTCCACTCCTCTGTCTCAGACCTCCACTACCCTTGCAGCCTTCATGTTACCCTATAGCCTGCCCACACAATGGGGAGCAAGGGGGACAAAGGGGCAGGGAGTTCAGAAGGAGGAGTAAagaacaggaagggaggggggttaGGCAAGGGCCATGGAGCAGGAGGGCACAGTTTACATGGGTAGGGAAGAGGGAATTCCAGAGGGTGGAGAGACGCAGATTTGAGAGAAGGTTGTTGGGAAGGAAAGGGGCTGGGGACAGGATTCAGGGAGTCATGGGGAAGGGCCCTGTGGCATGGGGGAGATTGGGAGGGATCAGAAAGGGGAAGAGAGTTCAGAAGACAGCAGATGTGGGGGAGTCAAGAGGAGgttgggaaggagagaggaaaatgtaCAGGGGGAAGGAGCAGCTCAGGGTCCATGAGGGAATTTAGTGAAGGGGTTTTCATGGGGGGGCACTTCTCAGGCCTTTGCCAGGCCCCTGACCCTGGCAGCTGCCACCCCACCCATCAGCCCCTGCTGGCCCTCTGCCCTGGGCAGCGAGCTCTCAGGATAGAACTGTTTGCTCTGCAGTCTCAGCCCCCTGTTGattccctgccccaggggagCTGCTGCCCCATCCCCGTCAGGTGGAGCAGTTCTCGGCTGACAGGACAAAGGGTGCAACCAGCGAACTAGCATCCATGAAAGGACTGGGTTGCTATCTGCTCCAGGGTTGGGGGACATTGCAGCCACTAGAGGTGGCAATAGACCAGGGAGTTTGGGTCAGTCCTATTCTCTTCCCCTGTGATGCCTCCCAGGGATACCTAGGGCTATGAGACACTTCGCTACCACCTGCCCTTCGCGTGAGGAAGCTTTGTCAGTGCATGCCAGGGGGTCATTCCCCTCTAGGCCTCTGCAGGTCTTGCTCTGTCGGTATAGGTTAGTGATACGCACACACCAATCCTTGAGCACCACCCTGGAGTGTCCAACCCCTGAACCACCAGACATGAAGAATTACTAGACCAGATGTTCCCAAACTGCGTCTTCCAATTACACCACACTCCACAGCTCCATTTAATACACCGCACTCACACTTGTTCACACAGAAAGCAAGTATGTTTATTTAACACAGGGATTCAAATGATAACCAGTAGAAATATTAGAAacaaagggttacatataaaataaaatcatgacatGCACACTCAAGCCTAAACTCGATTAATAGAACATTGTCCTGTCATAAGAGCAAAAGCCCCAAATTCTTCCACTCAGGTGTGGCTGTGATATTATATTCATGAGACAATCACGCAGTCCTCTTGTCTCCTCAGTGGGAAGATACAGAGTTTGTCTCTTTATCTACAGTTATAGTCCAAAACTCCATTGTGTGCACTTGTAGAATAACTGCCGCTGCTTATCTGTCTTTTCCTGTCCAGGACACTCTGCAAGGACTTGATTGACATTTTGCTCAGAGTGTAAATGATGCCCTTTGTCAACCATACAATACTCAGAGTACATGTGGATAGACCAATAAACATCTCGTCTGAAAGAAACCTGGATTTCACCTTTTCTCACCAGTTCCAGTGACAGACCATAAGAACATAATTTCCAGACTAGATACATAACCCCTTACATGTTATCAGTATGTACATTTTGCAATGATTAAGATGACCAGTCtgacacaggctttcagtagAGGCCTGGCACAACACTCTTTGGTGAACTTGTATGTAGATACTAGGCCCAGGGGATCCTGGAAATCCTAATGCACCCCTGTGTCCCCTGCCATT carries:
- the LOC115651234 gene encoding LOW QUALITY PROTEIN: olfactory receptor 1052-like (The sequence of the model RefSeq protein was modified relative to this genomic sequence to represent the inferred CDS: deleted 1 base in 1 codon), producing MKEGAMSLEKLCPVTVTFSPLFHLLGFTGSPQLQTILFVVFLVIYIVTLVDNLGMIALIMAESQLHTPMYFFLLNLSLIDTVYSSVIAPRALVNFLAECKAVSFAGCTMQFFFLSLCANAEALLLSVMAYDRFIAICKPLLYTIIMSRKVCVQLVAASYFYAFVNAIVHTGSLFSLSFCGPKIIDHFFCDIPSVQKLSCSSTHKDSRVHFVFAAVTALSTVLIILISYIYIILNILRIRSVEGRRKAFLTCTSHLTSISILYGTLFFMYLQPTSSNSSDQDKVMSVFYTLVIPMLNPLIYSLRNKKAKHAMRKVIYRTMNDSLVVG